Part of the Debaryomyces hansenii CBS767 chromosome C complete sequence genome is shown below.
ATTCTAAAAAGACGTGAATTAACAATATGTCCCAAACGCAAGACATAAAAGCTAAACAAACCAAAGATGAAGGTGGAAACGAAGATAAACCTTTGGATAAGAATACTAAAGTAGAAGATGGTAGGGAGGAACTGGAAAAGTCTGAGAGTGGGTATTTAGGAGAAGAAAAGTTGGATATAAACAAGCAAACGGTCGGCGGAACAGATAATCAGCAAACGGCATCTGCTGCGTTATCGCAACAACAGCAGCCTCAGAAAGCGCCTCCACAAATCGCACCATATATGGGTTATTATAATGGAGTGATGCCACCATTCTATCAATCGTTTCCGTATTCCAATGTTTCGAACGCTTCATATAAGTATTACGGACCCAAAGTTAGCCAAACGTATAGTGGGAACACAACGAATCAAATTCCACAAGAAAGCCAACCGAACTACCAGACAATTCAACCGCAACTTCAGGGGCAGCAGCCACAAGCACCTGCCCAGAACCAATTGCAGCCTTCAGCAAAACAGCCGCAAATGTCCGCCCAGCAAGTACAGGCACTTCAGGACCATCAGCATCACCATTTACAGGCAAATATACAACAAGGGCAACACATGTCGCTACCACAACATAATTCGCCCCATGGTATCGGGgtggaaaattttcaaatatctcAGTATCAACCCACAAATACCTTCAAGGTTGGAAGGCCTAAGAAGACCGAAGACAAAATCTCGAAGAGTAAATTCAActcaaaattcaaaaccAAAAGCATTAATGACAGGCCTTACTCGTGCTCATTTCCAGGATGTGATTGGGCATTTGCCAGGCAGTCTGATTTAAGGAGACACGCGAAGTCACATTCAGAACCAAGTTATCATTGTCCGTATTGGAGAAACGATCCAACATGTCATCGTAATGGTGGGGCATTCAACAG
Proteins encoded:
- a CDS encoding DEHA2C16610p (some similarities with CA2387|IPF8504 Candida albicans), which translates into the protein MSQTQDIKAKQTKDEGGNEDKPLDKNTKVEDGREESEKSESGYLGEEKLDINKQTVGGTDNQQTASAALSQQQQPQKAPPQIAPYMGYYNGVMPPFYQSFPYSNVSNASYKYYGPKVSQTYSGNTTNQIPQESQPNYQTIQPQLQGQQPQAPAQNQLQPSAKQPQMSAQQVQALQDHQHHHLQANIQQGQHMSLPQHNSPHGIGVENFQISQYQPTNTFKVGRPKKTEDKISKSKFNSKFKTKSINDRPYSCSFPGCDWAFARQSDLRRHAKSHSEPSYHCPYWRNDPTCHRNGGAFNRLDVLKRHLKLVHYVQDKHQIVDGSKEDPGWCRACQRMFPNSKIFIDHCLECAQQLTPAEWKSNDPSKPDQNQHQLSNNHSNQGIHMSNQYIPNNPQTHNDNQIYQISDIPKINNQDANSILQSPPPNTASSGNNGHENSSGGQNENKDNESFFLEKIPSNPNQNFNVFNNAPHTNSSY